The proteins below come from a single Hemitrygon akajei chromosome 2, sHemAka1.3, whole genome shotgun sequence genomic window:
- the LOC140718874 gene encoding zinc-binding protein A33-like, which yields MASADFVQELTCPVCLEVFTEPVSLDCGHNFCRACISEVWEKVSGDVSCPQCRQVFVQRNTRPAYILSNIAEQVWQLRVGTAERTEEFVCREHDEKLKLFCQEEQEMICLVCGLSAQHKMHNVIPIKEAAQALKEKLEESLKLLQEQMNQSAQSKQAGEAVILRLKEQVDGRSCEIRAEFEKMHQFLRENQQQMEAELQREADKILTQLENNLKRIVDEISSIEAVIQGVKARLEIQDPQGLLKDIQALLKTCELPVSRPGVVSVDLPEDVAEGRLRYLKVWKEMRAVVSPVPERLTLDPDTAQNQLVLSQDLMSVKYTGSRQSLQDHPKRFEKILNVLSSQGFTSGRHYWEVYVGYKTEWAVGVCRESVNRDRDHTTTPADGYWVIYVFSNSIMMGDVISHLEIKLRKLGVYLDYERGQVSFYNADNMCHLHTYTDSFTEKLHLILNPCDYETGDNSEPLTLLTT from the exons ATggcttctgcagactttgtccAGGAATTAACGTGTCCCGTTTGTCTGGAGGTGTTCACCGAGCCGGTCTCCTTGGACTGCGGACATAATTTTTGCAGAGCGTGCATCTCTGAAGTTTGGGAGAAAGTTTCGGGGGATGTCTCCTGCCCCCAGTGCCGGCAGGTTTTCGTCCAGAGGAACACCAGGCCCGCTTATATCCTGAGCAACATCGCAGAGCAGGTCTGGCAGCTGAGGGTGGGGACGGCCGAGCGGACGGAGGAGTTTGTCTGCCGGGAGCACGACGAGAAGCTGAAACTGTTCTGCCAGGAGGAGCAGGAGATGATCTGCCTGGTGTGTGGCCTGTCGGCGCAGCACAAGATGCACAATGTCATCCCGATAAAGGAGGCAGCCCAGGCGCTCAAG GAGAAGTTGGAAGAGTCACTGAAGCTACTGCAAGAGCAAATGAACCAGAGTGCTCAGAGTAAGCAGGCAGGGGAGGCTGTGATCCTGCGGCTGAAG GAACAGGTGGATGGACGGAGCTGTGAGATCAGGGCTGAATTTGAGAAGATGCACCAGTTCCTGCGTGAGAATCAACAGCAGATGGAAGCAGAGCTGCAGAGAGAAGCGGACAAAATCCTAACACAACTGGAAAACAATTTAAAGAGAATAGTCGACGAAATCTCTTCCATTGAAGCAGTGATACAAGGTGTAAAAGCGAGATTGGAGATTCAAGATCCCCAAGGGCTCCTCAAG GATATTCAAGCCCTTTTGAAGAC GTGTGAGTTGCCGGTTTCCCGTCCTGGAGTGGTGTCTGTCGATCTTCCTGAGGATGTGGCTGAAGGAAGGTTGAGGTATCTCAAAGTGTGGAAGGAAATGAGAGCCGTGGTTTCACCAG TGCCAGAGCGGCTGACACTGGACCCGGATACAGCTCAGAATCAGCTCGTCCTCTCTCAGGATCTGATGAGTGTGAAGTACACAGGCAGCAGACAAAGTCTGCAGGATCACCCGAAAAGATTtgagaaaatattaaatgttttgaGTTCACAGGGTTTTACATCTGGGAGGCACTACTGGGAGGTGTATGTTGGATATAAGACTGAGTGGGCTGTGGGTGTCTGCAGAGAGTCTGTAAACAGGGATAGAGATCAcaccaccacaccagcagacGGATACTGGGTCATTTATGTATTTTCTAATTCAATTATGATGGGAGATGTCATCTCCCATCTGGAAATTAAACTCCGAAAACTGGGAGTTTACCTGGATTACGAGCGGGGCCAAGTGTCATTTTACAATGCTGACAACATGTGTCACCTCCACACTTACACAGACAGTTTCACTGAGAAACTTCATCTCATCTTAAACCCATGTGATTACGAGACAGGTGACAACTCTGAACCACTCACCCTGCTCACAACGTAA